The genomic region AACGTCGACCTCACGGAAACGACGACAGTGTAACTTTACATCGTCCCGGGAAACTCTTTTTCTATGCCGTTTCTTCCTCTAAGCCGGGAAACGCGTCCACGAATATTTATGAACGATCGCTAGAGCTCGTTCATGATAGAGCACACTTTGCTCTCCCCTTGTCGTTTATTTCGAAACGTCGTTTCGTTTCCCTACGCTTCGGCCTAAACTAATCTAATAACCGTCCGATCCTGCGAGACCCCTCTGAATTTCATTAGCACGATTGCCTCTTACCTCTAAGCACGCATTTGCATCGAGGGGAGGGGAAAGAAGGACGATTTTCGTCGGCACAGAGCGTAGCTCTTTCACAGAGCTCGCTGGCTAATTACCGTACCAACGGGAATAACACTGCGGTGGTCGGCTCTGCGGAGACTGCAGGCAGACGTGGGTGGTGTCCATCTTGAAATAGGTTGCATTCCTTACGGGGAGTCGTGCAAGCTTTTTCGCGAATTAAATCTGTCTCGTTCGCTTGCCCCGACCTGCGTTCCCGTCGTACGCGTATTCATTTTTCAAAAGTATTCCTCCGCTCTCCCATCACCCACCCGCCACCCCGTTCTGTCATTTCGTAAATCGAAAGTCCAGAAATACCAGAAAGACAAGTGTTCGTTACTTACGCAAGGTTCCATTAGTTCGAGGTCATTCTCCTGCGGCGAGAACCAGAGTTCCCCAGGGAATAGATTCTCCGGCGTTTCCTGAAATCGTCAGCGGGTATCTCGGCGGAAGAGTTCCGTGTTTACGTTACGTTCGAGGGGAAATCAGGCGAGGGTaatgggggggggggagaggggGGTTGATAGATACACGCGAGCTCGGGGTTAACGGCTTGGCTGTATCCTACGGGGACTGCGGTCAGGCTTAGGCGGTGCCCCCACTTTTGGGATAGGTTAGGTTCGTCCTGGTACGTGTACGCGGATGCACGCGAGATCCTTATCGGTTTTGGAAGTTCCTCTGAAATCGGGCAACACGAGCTTCCGACGCCCGGGAAGACGAAGCAACCCCCTTAGATAAGCGCACCCGCTACTTCCCGCCACGATTCGCGATAAAGGACACTAGGCCGGCTTTTCCACCCTCTCGCTCTACCCAAGGGAAAATGGAAAGAACTCCGTGCAAGGGTTCGCTCGAAGGCGATTACCTCGAAGCGAGGTAATTGTTTTCAAAGTGCGTCGACGATTGTTTAGAGTGATCGAGCAACGAAGGAAGCTGGTACGCTTAACGAAGAGCTGAATTGAATTCGTGGAAGAATCTAATGAGGGATCCTGCGGCTTGCTAATCGACGAGAACAGCGGACAATTTATCGGTGTATCTGCGGTGCGTGTGTTTCCTGTGGCGATATCGATTCGAATGTGGCGAATACACCGGAAAGGGAAGAAACATCACCGGTGAACGAGGAAGAAGCATCGACGTCCCCATTCAGTCCTGCAGCAATCCTAGCGCGCGACGCCCTGAATCCCACCAGCACCGGAAGCGACCGGTTTTGCTCAACGGGATTCGTTTTCTTTCGGAAACTCGTTCGATAGAATCGTCGATGCTGTCGCAATAACCGAGGCGTACGGTGAAGGAAAGAAAGTCACGGAGCTTCCGTCCACGAACATTTCTCTTAATTCTTTCTCTTCATCCACCGGGTACACCGTCTCGAAGAAGTGTTTCCTTATTCTGTCCGTGCCGATGAAAACAGTGACTAGTTGTGGGTGATGATCAGTGACCCACCGTTTCGAATGAAGTGGTTTTAGGATGATGGTGGAGCGTGTCGAGGACCATCTCTTCATGTATCGACGTCCCGTTTACCGGGTCTTCCAGTACCTCGAAACCACCGAGTAAGTATACATTTAAAAAATCGTTTCCCCGATTCCGTTTACGGTTGTAAGCGATGGTCGCATGCCGAATGCGATCACCTCGAGAGAGGAGTTTCGCGACGCGGCGACAGGAGGCGAGGATGCAGGTGGCAAAGGTGAAATCGCATTTCTCTCTGCacggaatcgaatcgaatcgaatctccATAATAACGGGCGCGGAAGGCTTTTGAAAAGTTTGCCCCGGAGGGGCTCGGAGGTGGTTCCGACTCGTCTCTCCTTAGGAACGCCTGGGCTATCCAGCTGTTAGAATCTTCAGAGCCACGGAACAGGCGTTTAAACAAAGGGGTTGGCTCGTTTGAAGAGCAGCCAATGGCAATTTGCGTGCATAAAGCCTTTGAAAGGTCCCTCTTCGAATTCGTGAATGGAGGTGAACGCCGCGAGGGAGGTTCAAGTGGGAGTAGGAGAAGACGGAAGAACAGAGCGGAGGTGGTTCCGAGCGCGCGGAAACAGCTTCTTTTTGCCTCTCTAAGATTGTGTTACGTCGATGGCAAACGGGTAACCATGGTGAAAATTGCCATCATCGACCACAGGACtctgttcctctctctctctctccctccctttgACTCTACCGTGCAGTTACGGTTGCTAATTGGCGCCATTACCTAAGCCTCAATAGCGGCAGCAGTCGCGCCTCGTTAAAGTTACCAACTTTCGAATTCATCGGGAATTAAATTATCTGTGCGTCCTCGATGCGGCGTCGCGATAAAAGAATCACGCCGTATCGTTCTATCGACACCCCTCTGCCACCGCTCTTTCCCTGTCCCTCGTTCCGGCTCTCGTCGAACGGTAGCAGCTTTTGTATTATCACCGAGGAATAAAGTTTTATCTTGGCGAGCGTCTCGCGAAGTATCGAAGGCGTTGATTTTTCGTACGATTAGATCGGTACTCGTGGCAGGCGCCATTTGTTTTTCTTTGCTCGCGCCGAGATCGCGTAAAAAGCATCGCTCTCGTCCGAATTGCTGCGGAAAATTCGCCTCGCGAGATAGTTAAGAAGAAGCCACGTGGTCGGGAAATGAGAAAAGTTTCGCCAGGATTCCGAGCAGAACTCGGCTGGCAGACCGTGCCTAAGAAGTTTCGAAAGACGTCTGGGACGCTATTCACAAGTGGTACGTTCGCCGGTTTTACTTACAGTTTCGAATCGCTTTCGTCCACCGCGAGAACTACCGAAACATCGATATCCTCGACAAAAGTAATTCCTTCGTCCCTTCCCCACGTCCCCTTGGTCCGCGAGTGGTCCGCATTCTTCCACGGAGAAAATTAAAACAGTACCCTCCTACCGAGCCGTGCCATTCCGCGCGCGAACGATTCGAATCTCCTTTTACACCCGAAGGATCTCGAAAATAGGAGATGAAATTGAAGTTTGTTACTCGGGTAAGTAGAGATGGCTTCGCCGAGCGACGCGAACAAGCCTCATTGTCCGGGAGTTTGAAAATCGAGTCGGTCTTCCCGTGCGGTCGAGGTTCAACGAGCTTTTAAGCCTCGACGGTCGTAATTTTAGAATCTAGAAGGACCACCATCGTTCGCCCAGCGTCTGGCTGGCCTAGCAGGTCCTACGAACCCAGCGGATCGTTCAGAACGTCGACCTTCGGTTTTATGGCTCGTTCCGTGGAGGCTGGCTCTCATCGGCCCGCGGATGGCTCCGAATGAACCACAAATTAATTACCGCCGGTCCCATGCGAATTCCTGTGTTCAACGAACGTAACCACGCCGAGATTGCCGGGAAACGGTAACAACCTGCGACACGAAACCGTTCGTCGTGTCCCCCGCTTCTTTGCCTTATCGTCTCGTACGTCTTCGATACGATTAACGAGTATTTCGAGGGGACACGAAACCGTGATATTTGGACGAGTAGATATAGATACTTCTGTATTTCTCCGTTCCTCGTGCTGGACAGAAAAACGAATCACAGAGAGGCACGCAGCGGCGTAAATCACGATTCGGACACAACTCGTTTCCTGTGTCCTCGATTGCGGGCCGTTGTCGTGCATCGCCACGATCAATCCTGCTTGGTTTAATTCGCGTATAATTGTGCTCGCGTCCACAGATCTCAGGCtgcaaaaagaaagaaaaatacgGAGACTCGGTGACTTTTTCTGGTCCCGCTCGTAAAAACGTGGATCCTCGTAAAGTTGACGGTGCCACGGTGCCACGGGAACGGCCGAATGCATCCTGCAAATGATTTATTCCCGCAGACCATTGTTAACATTTTATCCTTCGCCTAAATGCCATTAAACACCGCCAGCTCGTTGTCCCGGGGACAACCTTTCACGCCGTGGCTCGATCGCGTTGCGAGACTTGTCAGACTTGTATTTTCTTCGCCGGTATTGTCGATGCTTTGCGTTCTTGGTCCTGGTCCCGGTTTCCGCGTTCTCCTCGCGGCCCAATCCTTATTAGTTCTCATCTCTGTGAGAGTGCATACGAATCGAGTTTCTCGGAAACGAGAAGCTGCTTTgcatagaaacgaaataaaatgaaatgatTCGTTCGAAGAGAAGAGAACGCTTGCCTAGTATTTCCCATCGATCAATTGCGAGAATTCGAACGaaaattagaattccaatgattTACGCAGGCAGTGCGAGAGAAAATTGCAGTAGCAACGTGTAAAGAGAGAAATAGAAAGTAAAAAGTAGACTCGATCGCGGTCGAGTTTCGTGGAGGTGATCGGCGTCTCCAGGCTGTCTGTCCGCGCGATCGCTCGCCGACCTGGAACAGCCGATCACCCTGTTTATTTGCGCCGTAGGAATTGCGCTAGCGACGCGATTTTTCACCGTGTCGTCCCACGCGTTTCGAGCCGGTGAAACACGGGCACGGAGGAGAGAAAGATCGACTCGACGGAGGTAAAGAGAGGACAAGAAGGGAGAACGGTGCAGGTTGTCCGTTCGACTCGTCGATCAGTTTCTGCTCGACGTGGAAGTTGCGCGTACGCGTGTGTACCATTGTACAAACGGGATTCCCGCGGTGGGTTCGACGTGATCCGAGGTCTCTGACGTGAAAAATTTCGACGCTTCGCTCGTTTTTGCGAGCCGAAAAGTCGCGCGCCGTCGCTCGATACACGCGCGTCTCTTTTTCCCGACGGGGGCCGGAAAAGCTCGCGAAAGCTCGCGGGAGGTCGCTCGGGACGTTGAACCAGCCGGCGCGAAATTAAAATCGCACGCGATGCCCGTTCCTCGCCCTTTCCCCTCTTAGCCGTGGCTATATTTCGAGACGCGAGGACCGCGCAGCTCGCCGCGGCCAGATGTAATTCAATTTCGTGAAACGAGACCCATGCGATCGTCTCCGACACGGTTCCACCGCGATCAGCCAGCTTCCATCCAGTGGCACGGGCATAGACGCGATCGCGTCGATCCGCGTTGTCGGGAATCGAGTTACCATCGGGCGAATCGAAGAAGGAGGATCGGTGGATAGTAGGCGACTATGACGAGTCGGGCAGCCCGCGAGGCTCGTCCGCGGGGGATATCGGTAAATCGATCCGTATCTATCAGAACGATTCCTTCTGGAATAACTGCTTTCAACGTTGAAACCGCCGCGTGATTCACTCGTCACCGCGATGGATTGACATTGTTCCGTCCGATGAGTCGCGCGTGATCTCGATAGACTCGTGGAGATTTCTTAGGGATAATGTTGGAGCTGGTGGAACGGAAGGCGAACGGAATCTCATGGCCCAGTTGTCGCGGGCAGAACCTAGAATCGTTCGGCAAAAATCCGAAGGGGATCTTCTTTCTTCGCCGGGACAAAGGTTGCTCGCGCGAGAAACGATGGAGAAGGGAGAAAAACGGGGGTTTACTGTGCTCCCTGGGCCAGCTGAGATGCAACGACTCCTACACGCCGGACACTCTGGGCACGTGGAAGTTTCACCGAGTGTCTCGTCCGAGGTAAACGTCGCCGATAGGGAGAAAAAAGCCGATCAGCCGTAGCTGGGAACCGAGGACTTTGCGCAATCGAGAGTCCTACTTGTTTCATCCACGCGACTCTCGCGTAATTGAGATTCCTCCAGCTTCCGCGAAACGTATCACCGTCGACGATTAAACGCCGCGATTCGTTTGTGCGCtcgtgtttttctttttttttttttttttctttcgcggTTCGTTACGAGCGACATAGGCACGCGTGCCTCGTTACGTCTGCGCGACGATGCAAAAGCGCAATAGAGAAAGTAATAGTGAAAGGTAAAGTGCGTGGGCGGCAGTCGCAGGTGCGTGGTGGTTCAGCTCGTGCCGAGTCGAGCCTAGTCCGCTTCGGGTCAGGGACGCACTTCTCGCGTACTCTTTCTCCTTCTCCCCATTTCGTGTTCCCTCGCCCCCCATTTTTCTTTCCTCCCCATTTTCCTCTTTCTTATAATCGACGTACTCCCGATTCGTCTCCGGCGGCAGTGCAGCCAACACTCTTTCAAGATTTATCGAGATCGATCCAGACAGGATTGGGTACCCGCGTACACGTGTCAATTTATCCTCCACGCATCGCTCTAATTGCGAACACCTGTGCACCGTATATTTAGATAGACGTTCATCATCGGAGCTGGTATATAATTTCGGTGTTAATCGGTACCAGGTTCAGCTAGTCGATCGTGCTCGTATAATCGATCCTGATAGAAAGCTTGCCTCGCACTGGAGGGAAGAAGGGATATTAAAATGAATCCTACGCAATCGCATCGCGTTATTTTTCTGGCGAACGAACGATCTGTTCCCATCGAAGCGTCGACGCGTTCCTTCTCCGCAACGCCCCTAATCATACGCGACTACGGTCTAACAGCGCTTTAAAACCACCCCGGCAAACAAATAATAAGGAGAGCTCCCGGTTCGCTCGCGCCTTTGTAATTAACGCACCGGAAGCTATTTAATACGTTGCGCGCAATTGAATTAATCCGACCGATTTAGGCGAGCCGTGAAAACGCCGGGAAATGAATATTCATCGCGCGGACCGATGCTCGCACAATCGTCTCTGGTCGCATCCCGATTTTCCACTGAAAGATTCCACCGGAATGCCACCGATGCAACGGTGGCATTTAACAATTACACACGTTACGCAACGATACGTTTCTTGCTCGTACGTCGCTCCAAAGTGCAACGTGCATTAAGGCCCGCCGTTGACCAACGCGATCGCTGGAGAACAGATACGAGGACTCGCGCTTTTATGTCGTTTGAATAAGGAAAAGGGTTACACCGAGCGAGAgctagagagagggagagagagaaggagaccgCGATATTCTCCACGCCGTTTCCGCTTCCGGTCACGACTGACCGCGTTCGTATGCGCAGATTTTTTTATCGCTCCTCTCTGATTCACACGTAATATTTCACGCAAGGTGATTTTATTGTTCCGAGAACTATCTTTATATCGGAACCACCTTTACATACATATAGCCTTTTCTAAAATGAACGTTCAATTATAAGTTTTGAGGTACTGTAAAGTAATGGACATCGATCGACAGTCGTCTGAGATACGAAGAGCGAACTGTGTCGCGAATCAATGTTCTTGAGACTGAAACCGTTCGACTTACTTTGAATCCGTGTCAATTTGAATACACGAGAAGTACAATTATGGAATGAGCGCTAGTCACAAGGTATCAACTATCCTACTTTCTCTAGCTTACAGAAAATATTCCGAAAGAAAGGCGTTTCACGTTTTTACCGAAATCGACCTGATTTCGAATCGAAGCGATCTTTTTCCACGGCATCCGATATGTCAGTCGAGTGGCTGATGGCTCTCAGCGTAAGTGCTTCGTCCCTGACCGACGGCATTCCTTAGCCGGACGACGCTCGTAATATACATTTGCATTAATAGCCGCGATGCAAACACACGCCTCGACTCGAACTGCTCGACGACGCTTTCGTGCGtcgattttttcagaaatcgAGGCGACGTCGCCGCCACGAAAACCTCTTATTATCGGACGAAGAGTTGCGTCGCTGTACGATCAATCCTACGTGGATCGCGAGAAACCAACAGCTAGTCTCGAAACTCGTCTGAAAGCCTGTCCTGTGAAACTTGTACCTTCGCAATCTTCGAACGTTCAAACATTACTCGTCAACATTGTAACAGTTGACGCAATATGTTTGTCGCGGTGCTTGGTAAGCGGTGATTGGATGATAACCACGCGAAATCATCTTAATAACGCGGTACGGGTCCGCCGTTGATCCTCGCGAAACGCAGAGAATCCCACGTGAACTGGGTAGCTCCTCTGAAATGTTCGCAGCTCGAGAGGAAGCGGCGTTAAGCTCCTCCGGTTGAAAAGAGTCGCCGGGACCCCGTTTCAGAATCGAGCCACGGAACTTCCGTGAATGGCTGCTCTCCCTATCCCCGAGTTGCACGCGTTCCCGAGCTCGCTGAATCGGTAACTATGTAAGTGCAACGCGCCTGCGAATGCATCGGCAGGCTACGTACATCAGAAAGGGGTAGATACGGAACCGGGACGACTGAATGGGGACGCGGTTGCGCGCAAACACGTGCAGCAAACCCTTTTCAAAAAGCTTCCATCCACGGTTCGCGTTACACGAAATTCCTATCGTCAGCTTGCCGCTGGGCTAAATCTACTCGCGCCATCCACTTTGATCTCGCAAGGGCCGACGGGTCAACGCGGTCGTCTTTTCGGTCCGAAAAACATTGTAGAGATTCGTTCCTCCCTCTGTTACCGAGTTGCGATCCAAGAAGGTTGTTTCAATGGATTTTTTGGAGTTCCATTTAATATATTAGAGTAGTTAGCGACGCGCGAGTAAAGACGCGAGGGAATGCAAAGTATTTCCCGTTCGCGAATCCTGCCAAGCGACGTGTAAACTCAGTGAAGTTCGTTCGCACGCCCACGATTTATTTACGATAGTCGATTATACCAGTGATTCAGAGCGTGTTCGAGTCGAAGACAAATGGACGGGCTATTAATTTATTAGGTCATCGCGCGTCACGTCATCGATACAGCCTTTCCCTACGAAAGTAAAACCATCGAGGAAATACCGATTCGTCAACGAAAGTAACGCGAATCCTTATCGATCGACGTACGAATGTTATCGTACGAGCTCCGCTTTAGACGGTAGCAACTGTCGTCGAAGCGTCTAGTCGGCTCGCATCGTCCGTAAACGTGTTGCGTTCTACTCGTACGCGTGTATCCGTGGCAGAAATGCAATTGGAGAAGTATGTTACGGTACAGACAGGATAGTGACCAGTGAACGTATCGCTAGTATCGCGTTGTGCTTTTGTAATACCTAAAAATACCGAGCAGCGATCGACAGTGCGCGAGCTACGTCTGGGAACGGTCGGCTGATGAACGCGATCGTGATTGCTCGATAATTCCCGCGCTTGAATATTCGCTCGTAAGCCTCGAGAAACATTTAGCGCAACAGCGCTAGGCGTTCTCCCGAATGTTTAATTAAAACGGGGACTTTAATAAAGCCGTGGTTACTTTGAAAGTGTACCGGTAGTTGGAGAGTTATCGTCTACTACGGTGTTTGGGAACACAAGCTTCTTTGCTCGGCCGGGCATTATCCGCGGTTCGTCGACGACGAAATTCACCCTGAAGGAAGGTTTCAGAAGAAATCCTTTCCTCTATGGGCCGATGAATAATTAATCCTCTCGGCGAAAAAGCTTGTACGTTAGTTGACTAGTGCGAGTCGAGGTTTTATGAGATAATGCATAATTGACGCGGTCGCCGTTGCATCGTCGACTAAAGCTGGGCTACTTTGccattcctctttttcttttttttttctctggcGCAGCCATGAGGGGATGAGCACTGGCGTGGGAGATGGAGGCggaggcggcggcggtggcgtacAGGGAAGCGGTGGCGGAAGGAACACGCCGCCCCATGGATCGCCCACCCCCATGGACAAGGCGACGCTGAAGGTTCATCTGCCTAACGGTAAATTTCCGCCGGGACCTCGAACGGTGTGCTGCTCAAAATAATTAAGAGGGAAACCCTCCCATAGAGGGAACCGGTTGACGTTGGACGCTACGTAGAGAAAGAAACAAGCCCGCTTGCGAGAGTACAGTGtcgtacgaattttttttaggtGGTTTCAACGTTGTCAAATTTGGCGACGCGATCGACGTGAGAGGCATCATCTCTCTGGTAACCAGTCGACTAGCGGCCGGAACCAGGCACTATCGAAACCTTTACGCCATGAGGCTGCATCACCCTGGGTCGGGAGAGAGTTACTGGTTGCACCAAGATACCACGATGTACCAGGTATTTTCATGTCGAACTGATCGTTCAACAGTTGGTTACGAATTATATTGAGAATCGGTGATATTCGTCAGGTTCAAGAGAAGTACGAAAAGAAACACCCTCACTGCGAATGGAGGTACGAGCTGAGGGTGCGCTACTTGCCACAGAACTTGAACGATCTGTACGAGAAGGACAAAGTGACGTTCTACTACTATTACGATCAGGTATTCATCAAAATTCACGGACCGATACTTGTTACACTTTCTCTCTCCATGTGTAACAGTAGAACCAAAGAACAACACGATTGCTCCTCCCGCAGGTTCGAAACGATTACCTAAACGCGAACCACGCGACTTTAGACCAGGACGTAGCGGTGCAAATCTGTTGCCTCGAGATTCGTTACTTCTTCAAAGACATGCCGCAGATGGCACTCGACAAGAAGAGCAATCTCGAGTACCTGGAGCGAGAGGTAGGCACAACGCGACCACGATGATATTCGTTTGCCAGTTCGTCGGTAAAGAAAACAAAACATCTTACCTTCGATTCGTAGGTCGGTCTGCACAAGTTCTTACCGCGGTCCGTGTTAAACGGAATGAAACCAAAGGCGCTACGAAAGCTCATACAGCAGCACTTCAAAAAGGTGGCAGCGTTGACGGAGTTGGAATGCATGTTCAAGTTCTTTGAACTTCTGAGGGCGTACTACAGATTCGATCAGGAAAGGTTCATATGCGCTTTGGGGGTGAGTTTATCGAGCTACCTTGTCCCTCGCCGCTAATAGATGCTTCACTGTTTGAAGCAGAGCTTTGAAACGTTTTACCGTTCTGATTTACAGTCAAGCTGGTCTATACCAGTGGAGCTAGTCATTGGACCAGATCTAGGGATATCCTACATGGCTCACAGAGGAACGGTGGTAAATTTCTAATCAGTGCAATCGATTCTTTTTCCAAATATGGTTTTTGCGAACGTAGTTATGTGGAAATGTTCAATCTTTTCATAGCCAACGAACATAGCAGAGTTCTCACAGATACAGTCTATTCAGACACTCGTGTCGGACTGTAAGGAGCACGCGAAGGCGTGCATCAAACTGAGAGTAGCCGGAGCGGCGGAAACGCTTAGTATAACTTGCTCGAGCCTGGACCAAGCTGAAAGTCTCGCGGATTTAATCGATGGATACTGTAGACTAGTTACTGGAAGCAATACCTCGTTGTGGAACAGAAAAGGTACGACACTGTCCGAAATATGGTTCCCAGGCAGCCGTGAAGAACTGGCATGCTCCAGAGAAATCGTCTttaaaatttttcatattcgtccaCTTAGTATGTTGGCATCCCAGCCAACAATCTCGATGTTGATGTAACGTACCTTTAGCTTTTACTGGCATTCGTGATAGTATATCGAGAAGCTAGAAACTTATTTCACTTATAAATGATTTTTAACCCCCGTCGAACATGCATTTTGGATTAAAACTGTACTCCGTAACTTGATACGATTCGGGGGTTAATAATTATCGTGTTTTTATTATAAGGATCTTGTCTTATACCCTGAATATCTCGCACGAATCCTTTTTACGTTCTATGCATAAAAGATACTAAGTTACAATCGTTTACACTTCCAAGCTGCATCGTGGAAAAACTACCCCTGTCCATGCAAAGGTTTGTAGTTTTGGATGATCCCGTGCTGTAGTTTACTGTCTCGTTTAGCGGAATCGCATGACTACCATCATCGATGCGTTCCTGATCACTGATCGCGCTTTTCGCTCTTTAAAACAGACGCTCATCCACCGAAGTATAGGCAGGACGGTTCCAATAGTCCTGAGAAGAACGTAAGCAAAACAGGAACTATCCTGTCGGAAGATTACGCGGAGATCGTCGATGAGGAAGGAGATTATTCAACGCCAGCTAGTAAGCATAAACTGCAAAAAACAAATTTTTTGATCAGCTGCTCGAAATCCGAAGTAAAAGCTAACATAAAATCATCATCAATGACAATTTTAGCCAGGGACTACGAGATAGTCAGAAACCAAGTGGAACTGGGTGAAATTATTGGCGAGGGCCAGTTCGGGAATGTACATAAAGGTTCATACAAGGGACGGGATAACCAAGTCATACCCGTGGCGGTGAAAACCTGTAAAGTCGACGCGGATCTTGCGACATCGGAGAAATTCCTGGAAGAAGCTTGTAAAGAACTTTCTTCTCGATCTAACCGGCAGAACAGGAGATGGTTTGATGGCGTATGAACATTATTTGCGTAAAATTTCAGATATAATGCAGCAGTTCGAGCATCCTCACATCATAAGGCTGATCGGTGTGTGTTCAGAAGCACCGATTTGGTTGGTGATGGAATTAGCTAGGCTAGGAGAGATGCGGGCCTACCTGCAATCGAACAAACACCGCCTAGATCTCGCCACTCTACTACTTTACACGTTTCAATTGAGCACTGccttatcttatcttgaaagcaAAAAATTTGTGCACAGGTAATTTATAGACGGTTAATTCCTGGCTATCGCTCTATCATCGATACTTATCGTTAATTATTATTTGCCAGGGACATTGCCGCAAGAAACGTATTAGTCTCTACGCATAATTGTGTAAAGTTAGCCGACTTTGGTCTGAGCAGGTGGGTCGAAGATCAAAGTTATTATACAGCAAGTAGATGTAAGTTACCCATTAAGTGGATGGCACCAGAGAGTATCAATTTTCGAAGATTTACTACGTCCTCTGACGTCTGGATGTTTGGTGAGTTTTCTATTAACAGCTGCGATAAATTCTCTTGTACGATACGTACTACATATAACGCGCATTTTTTATTTGCTTAGGTGTATGCATGTGGGAGATTTTAATGTTAGGCGTAAAACCGTTCCAAGGTGTGAAAAATAACGAAGTAATTCGTAAGCTAGAAAACGGAGAAAGACTCGCACTGCCAAATCACTGCCCTCCGCGATTATACTCTTTGATGTCTCAGTGCTGGAGTTACGAGCCCAGCAAACGACCAACGTTCAAAGAAATCCGTGAAACCCTACAGTAAGCGGAACCTTACTCGAGATTCGGTAGTTGATACTGTTTTCATTCAATTACAACGCGTTACGATATTTCAGCGAAATTTTGTTAGAAGAGAAACATCAGCAACAGGAAACGATGAGACGGGAGAACAGAAGGGTGCAAGCAATGTCTTGGGGTAAGTATAAAAATGGAAGGCGAAGAGTAAATTGCA from Xylocopa sonorina isolate GNS202 chromosome 2, iyXylSono1_principal, whole genome shotgun sequence harbors:
- the Fak gene encoding protein tyrosine kinase 2 Fak isoform X4 → MLELVERKANGISWPSCRGQNLESFGKNPKGIFFLRRDKGCSREKRWRREKNGGLLCSLGQLRCNDSYTPDTLGTWKFHRVSRPSHEGMSTGVGDGGGGGGGGVQGSGGGRNTPPHGSPTPMDKATLKVHLPNGGFNVVKFGDAIDVRGIISLVTSRLAAGTRHYRNLYAMRLHHPGSGESYWLHQDTTMYQVQEKYEKKHPHCEWRYELRVRYLPQNLNDLYEKDKVTFYYYYDQVRNDYLNANHATLDQDVAVQICCLEIRYFFKDMPQMALDKKSNLEYLEREVGLHKFLPRSVLNGMKPKALRKLIQQHFKKVAALTELECMFKFFELLRAYYRFDQERFICALGSSWSIPVELVIGPDLGISYMAHRGTVPTNIAEFSQIQSIQTLVSDCKEHAKACIKLRVAGAAETLSITCSSLDQAESLADLIDGYCRLVTGSNTSLWNRKAASWKNYPCPCKDAHPPKYRQDGSNSPEKNVSKTGTILSEDYAEIVDEEGDYSTPATRDYEIVRNQVELGEIIGEGQFGNVHKGSYKGRDNQVIPVAVKTCKVDADLATSEKFLEEAYIMQQFEHPHIIRLIGVCSEAPIWLVMELARLGEMRAYLQSNKHRLDLATLLLYTFQLSTALSYLESKKFVHRDIAARNVLVSTHNCVKLADFGLSRWVEDQSYYTASRCKLPIKWMAPESINFRRFTTSSDVWMFGVCMWEILMLGVKPFQGVKNNEVIRKLENGERLALPNHCPPRLYSLMSQCWSYEPSKRPTFKEIRETLHEILLEEKHQQQETMRRENRRVQAMSWGADDVPPPKPSRQPQNTTDQSQLTAAAPVSTYIVAQSPEVLAQLLKDNQTRGKTIHSQLFDSITENYNSGIDDEQKLLEQRLLEQQRQSEEDSRWLAREEKRLSIATSGDESASPPVPRSVTQSPNHEQHSANTGSIGSDKSVDKVIVVKKMEPTPTADLDRTNDKVYDCTTSVVRAVMSLSQGVQQSKAEQYLELVRKVGIELRALLSSVDALMDILPISAHREVEMAHKVLSKDMAELVTAMKQAQKYSATTLDAEYRKQMLSAAHILAMDAKNLLDVIDSIRIRYPYVDNQICQKQNHINTSQESTTESRIRSSQSGEQFLRRSQSSERQGTTFRQSQSGDLLHRMGQSVDRSLQGSQTDVSSGSSLERRHHIVTNSLERNSTTRRQMATNSLERKRPSLSCNISPMNNSVNLPPMVPVTCNLVQTVGPVIHPSQTVTTGINQQSVFASNNKTTNESATTDS
- the Fak gene encoding protein tyrosine kinase 2 Fak isoform X5: MLELVERKANGISWPSCRGQNLESFGKNPKGIFFLRRDKGCSREKRWRREKNGGLLCSLGQLRCNDSYTPDTLGTWKFHRVSRPSHEGMSTGVGDGGGGGGGGVQGSGGGRNTPPHGSPTPMDKATLKVHLPNGGFNVVKFGDAIDVRGIISLVTSRLAAGTRHYRNLYAMRLHHPGSGESYWLHQDTTMYQVQEKYEKKHPHCEWRYELRVRYLPQNLNDLYEKDKVTFYYYYDQVRNDYLNANHATLDQDVAVQICCLEIRYFFKDMPQMALDKKSNLEYLEREVGLHKFLPRSVLNGMKPKALRKLIQQHFKKVAALTELECMFKFFELLRAYYRFDQERFICALGSSWSIPVELVIGPDLGISYMAHRGTVPTNIAEFSQIQSIQTLVSDCKEHAKACIKLRVAGAAETLSITCSSLDQAESLADLIDGYCRLVTGSNTSLWNRKDAHPPKYRQDGSNSPEKNVSKTGTILSEDYAEIVDEEGDYSTPATRDYEIVRNQVELGEIIGEGQFGNVHKGSYKGRDNQVIPVAVKTCKVDADLATSEKFLEEAYIMQQFEHPHIIRLIGVCSEAPIWLVMELARLGEMRAYLQSNKHRLDLATLLLYTFQLSTALSYLESKKFVHRDIAARNVLVSTHNCVKLADFGLSRWVEDQSYYTASRCKLPIKWMAPESINFRRFTTSSDVWMFGVCMWEILMLGVKPFQGVKNNEVIRKLENGERLALPNHCPPRLYSLMSQCWSYEPSKRPTFKEIRETLHEILLEEKHQQQETMRRENRRVQAMSWGADDVPPPKPSRQPQNTTDQSQLTAAAPVSTYIVAQSPEVLAQLLKDNQTRGKTIHSQLFDSITENYNSGIDDEQKLLEQRLLEQQRQSEEDSRWLAREEKRLSIATSGDESASPPVPRSVTQSPNHEQHSANTGSIGSDKSVDKVIVVKKMEPTPTADLDRTNDKVYDCTTSVVRAVMSLSQGVQQSKAEQYLELVRKVGIELRALLSSVDALMDILPISAHREVEMAHKVLSKDMAELVTAMKQAQKYSATTLDAEYRKQMLSAAHILAMDAKNLLDVIDSIRIRYPYVDNQICQKQNHINTSQESTTESRIRSSQSGEQFLRRSQSSERQGTTFRQSQSGDLLHRMGQSVDRSLQGSQTDVSSGSSLERRHHIVTNSLERNSTTRRQMATNSLERKRPSLSCNISPMNNSVNLPPMVPVTCNLVQTVGPVIHPSQTVTTGINQQSVFASNNKTTNESATTDS